Below is a genomic region from Sebaldella sp. S0638.
GTTCCGCTATTTACTGTTGTTGATGCTCCTTCTGTGTATATTCCTATTCCTGCAGCCACATTATCCACTGTAATATCATATGAAGAACTTACACTTGAATCCTTCAGATATATACCGGCGCCGTTTCCTCCTGATGCTTTTATAGTTCCCGTTAATGATGAAGTACTGTTAAGTCCGCTTCCATAAAGACCTACAGAGCTTCCTCCTGACTGAGAACTCACATTTATTGTTCCGTTAGAATCCAGCTTGGTATTATTCAGATACAATCCTATTACATTCTCTGTTCCTTCAAGATTTATTGCTGAAGATGCCCCGAGAGTTACTTCTGAGATTAATGATGTATTTTTATTATCTGCATATATACCAAACACACTTCCTGCTACTCCGCCTGATTTTGTTTTTATATCTTTATTGTTTACTATATTTACAGAATCGTCTCCATAACCCAGTGTTGATGACGAAGTAGTTCCGTCAAAATAGTTTTGTCCGAATATTCCTATATTTTTATCCCCGCCAAGTTCTATCAGTCCCTCATTTGTACTTACTGAACCATTGGCAGTGTAAATTCCTGTTGCTCCCTCACCGTTTAATTTTATAGACCCAGAGGAACTGTTCGTCATTGTTATGAAATCCCCTGCTATCCCTGTCGTTTCTTTTCCTGACAGCTCTATTATTCCGTTATTTATTACATATTGCGCTGCGGCACTCACTGCTCCGCTGCTGTTACGCTGAGCTGCACCTATTTGTTTATCTTTTGTTCCTGATACTTTTACACCGTTTAATACTGTTATATTCGAGTTAATAAATTTTAATTTTGAATATATACCGTTATCCATATTAGAGTCAGTATCATTATCCAAATTCAAATCAAAATCCTTCATTACATATTCGTAGTAATCAGAACCTGAAAAATTGAAGAATCCGCTTGTTAATGACGGTAATGATGACAGCTGGCTTATATTTGCACTTATTCCCTGAGTATCTACAAGCATTCCTATTGATCCCGAATCCATTGTAACATTCAGATTTCCTGCATTACTAAATGAATTCTTTATATTTGTTACTTTAGTGCTTAAATCAGAAATATTATCTATCGCTGTATAAAGTAATATTCCTCCTTCTTCCACTGTTGCATTTGATGATGCTGATATATTATACTTTCCTTTAATACCAGTCCCGTCATCATAATTGTAAAATATGAGTCCTCCTGCTTCTGCTTTTAATGAAGAGCCTGATACATTTATGGTAGAGTTATCTCCTGAATAAAGTGCCGCTCCCCCGTTTTTAGATATGATGCTGCCCCCTGTCAGATTTGTTGCAGTGGTATTTTCTCCGTATATCCCTATTGTGCTGTTCCCGTTCGCCGTTACTGTTCCGCCGCTCATTGTCAGTGTACCTTCATTATATATTCCTAACGAATTCTTTCCTTCTATATTCATTATTCCTGTATTTTCCCCGACAGAATTAGTGAATACAGCTAATCCATTTGATTCTTCTGATTTTATATTAATAGTTCCTTTATTGTTAGCAACACCTCTATTTACTGCAATCAATCCTGTAGTTCTGTCCAGACCTTCATCAAATGTTATTGTTGCCTTATTTTCAACTGTTGATTTATACAAGGCATTAGCATTATTATTTACAGAATCATTGGCAAGCATAACAACGTTATTCCCTTTGCCGCTTTCTATCTGTGCATCCAATACCAGATTCCTGTCAAGTATTATCTTGGCTCTGTCACTTCTCATTAAAATACTGTTATTTGATTTATTTCCGAATTTTAATTCCTGCACATTATTATTATTGATAACTATATCAGAATTCCCCAGTAATATATCCTGAGTAGCATAATTTGCATCTCTTAATATTCCAATATTTTTTTCTCCGTTTAATAAAAATCTCAGGTTTCTTAGATTTCCTATAGGGTCTGTTGTTGCAGAATTTGCTATCCCATTGAATGAAGTTACTTCTGTGGAATCAGATATTCTCCTGATCAATGAGATTCCAATGTTTTGTTCGCCTTCCAGATTTACCAGCCCTGTCTCTCCATTGATAACTGTCTCTTTAAAGTAATCTTTATATGTACTGAAAATATTCGGTACTCTCATTGCATAACTATTATCTCCAAGTAATTCCATCTCCCCGGGTTTCACATATACATATAGAGGTGTACCTATATTGTAATAACTTCCAAAATCTATTCCTATACTCTCAGTATTTTTCATTATTATTTTGCCGTTATTTGTATATGTAGACTCTTTAAGCGGAACTTTTGTTATTATTTCACCTCTGCATTGATCTGATGCAGTTTCACCCCAATACCTTCTGTCACATTTTCTTCCGCCTTCATTCATCAAAGAAACAACAAAAACACGCTTTCCGCCTTCTATAGTCACTGTTGCATTATTAGTTATTTTTGATGGTAATAAATCGTAATACTGATTTTCAAAAACTATTGTTATATGACCACTGTTACTTCCTGTTACTTTCAAAGTACCATTCAGTGTAAATTCTATGTTTTGATCCCTTGCTCCAAAACCATGACTTATTGCAGCAAATCTAGTTATCCCAATTCCTGTTGAATTTCCAAGACCTAATCCAAGTGCAGGATTAGTCACATTATTTATGAATTCCCAATCACCTGTCAATGTTGAACTAGATGCAACAATATTAGCAACTGCATATCTATAGGCGTTACCGATATTACCAGTACCTCCGCCTCCTGGTGAAGTTGGTGTCGTTACGACTCCTGTTTCTCCATAAGTTCCATTTAATAATAGTGTGTCATTAACCCCGCTCCATGTAAATTTATTTTCTATCTCATAGTTATCATTGTTAATAGTTATTTTTGTTCCATTTGTGTCAGCAACAGCTGATGAGTTATTTAATATTACATAATGTGAAGGACTCCATTCAGGAGGCATGATTGTATTAACACCGACTATATTACTTTGATGAAATCCAGACGCTGAAAAATTCAGGCTAACAGGATTAAATATTTCCGGTACTGTCACTGTTGGTACTTCAATAGGATTAAACGCAGTTACTTTTGCTATATTAACCGTTGGTGATGTTACTGTTATATTTTTAGGTTCTTCTGCTTTAGTTATTGACGGCAGCTCAAATGTTGTCAAAGTCGGTATAGTCACCGAAACAGGATCTATCGCAGGATTGGCTATTGTCGATACATCCACCTGCGGCACCGTCGGTTTTATTATTCCGGGTTTTACAGGATCACTATCCGGTTCTTTTATATTAAGATCTACTCCCATATCTATTATTTTGTATTCTTGTTTTTCTTGAAAACGTTTACCATTAGATTTTGAAGCATCCGAACTG
It encodes:
- a CDS encoding transporter; this translates as MRKRNKILLSFLALNAAIPVQSATLAGKTNNLYDNMVKNIESGKSNKSSYELIERILNQKNKELKDLYMQGDYIIKLEYLEWQIFFSAFYEEHGSGLNNTTENAKYSSDASKSNGKRFQEKQEYKIIDMGVDLNIKEPDSDPVKPGIIKPTVPQVDVSTIANPAIDPVSVTIPTLTTFELPSITKAEEPKNITVTSPTVNIAKVTAFNPIEVPTVTVPEIFNPVSLNFSASGFHQSNIVGVNTIMPPEWSPSHYVILNNSSAVADTNGTKITINNDNYEIENKFTWSGVNDTLLLNGTYGETGVVTTPTSPGGGGTGNIGNAYRYAVANIVASSSTLTGDWEFINNVTNPALGLGLGNSTGIGITRFAAISHGFGARDQNIEFTLNGTLKVTGSNSGHITIVFENQYYDLLPSKITNNATVTIEGGKRVFVVSLMNEGGRKCDRRYWGETASDQCRGEIITKVPLKESTYTNNGKIIMKNTESIGIDFGSYYNIGTPLYVYVKPGEMELLGDNSYAMRVPNIFSTYKDYFKETVINGETGLVNLEGEQNIGISLIRRISDSTEVTSFNGIANSATTDPIGNLRNLRFLLNGEKNIGILRDANYATQDILLGNSDIVINNNNVQELKFGNKSNNSILMRSDRAKIILDRNLVLDAQIESGKGNNVVMLANDSVNNNANALYKSTVENKATITFDEGLDRTTGLIAVNRGVANNKGTINIKSEESNGLAVFTNSVGENTGIMNIEGKNSLGIYNEGTLTMSGGTVTANGNSTIGIYGENTTATNLTGGSIISKNGGAALYSGDNSTINVSGSSLKAEAGGLIFYNYDDGTGIKGKYNISASSNATVEEGGILLYTAIDNISDLSTKVTNIKNSFSNAGNLNVTMDSGSIGMLVDTQGISANISQLSSLPSLTSGFFNFSGSDYYEYVMKDFDLNLDNDTDSNMDNGIYSKLKFINSNITVLNGVKVSGTKDKQIGAAQRNSSGAVSAAAQYVINNGIIELSGKETTGIAGDFITMTNSSSGSIKLNGEGATGIYTANGSVSTNEGLIELGGDKNIGIFGQNYFDGTTSSSTLGYGDDSVNIVNNKDIKTKSGGVAGSVFGIYADNKNTSLISEVTLGASSAINLEGTENVIGLYLNNTKLDSNGTINVSSQSGGSSVGLYGSGLNSTSSLTGTIKASGGNGAGIYLKDSSVSSSYDITVDNVAAGIGIYTEGASTTVNSGTISIGSNVTGAYVSGNSAVLTNTGTINALSGAEKVTGLYIGTNATGNNTGIIDFTATEKNNLVGIYNNGTFNMSGGSIIVSSKNGAGLYSASGTTANLSGGTITAGSGTTGIYADNSTVNLSGSHKTIVKDGGIFALNNNGAGNLNMTGNASAEIEGGGLGFYVTGDYTTYLANFVTGSGVLEINLKDNNSKLMIVDSPSSAISLSTVKNDFTAGSNLTSNIKISSSSNNNYTVLSVLKGKLIVDTAANLDDNTDIYNRTEFVNSSVEISSSVSGTQDMQMGAGQANYGTGSSTADRSRIIIGNTGTVTLSGNSSTGLFTNFGEINNNGTVSVTGKSSAGLYGTNGSQVINNGIINVGSETTGIYATNYLNGTAESYGDGTINVQNNGTIKSSGTEHGGYGIYVNNTKTTSDSKIALSSTSDIDVSGGEKGVGIYGTNTSVEIDGNIRVGKNGVGVYLSNSTGNINGGTIYLNGDNSVGYYLTNGTTLTNSGGSVSVDGKNVILMITDSGSNIVFSSPFTINATPDSTYTMGNLLGGTFYNNTAAALASNGSLINGNSTLVLFGTDSNVTSTGTNAVGMSVSGQYTGSLPAAISGISVSEEGTNLGIINLGDSSAGMYLTGGARGRNKNTINVGSQSLGMYAEGTGAYVINDGGSINVQDSSVGMLLSDGNEVLNNGNISVSGTNSAGIYVENTKAVASKITNNSSININTEGSTGIYTTGLADITNTGSITAGNSSSIQKPSLGVYQDNAGSTFVNSGSVNAGNNSIGVYNTAGRIQNSGIISAGDGGIGIYSDGGNLQLNSGSSVTAGSSGAIGVYAVNLTGTVQNDSEITAGDNSYRLVFSGSTTPVFINNAKGKIGSGSMYVFSSTGINAKNNYDIEITGAGSVGYYLKDGGTFTNTAVITGNTGKSNIGAYGNGSELINNGSILMGDSELYDYTGSDGTVSKAGYSAGMYGKNSNVSNNSTIEVGKDGIGIYVSGKLRSYNRYRRKCKGNICR